In a single window of the Eshraghiella crossota genome:
- a CDS encoding transglutaminase domain-containing protein — protein MKKSAKIYAVLIALALLFTAGCVRKTADSDNVESSNELPSFISETTTTANDEVSTEKETGTTGENEPEEQTTDTVVIPETTAHTTPQITQQTTPARENVTTRATEPTPATQTETKGQENVPATKPAAHDTSAYPAYSSSNNYSELTKSYSNVTEDDINTINSILNSIIKPGMTETEKIRTVHNWIVCNTTYNDNYYDRGDSFNHVSNLLNNKTGVCQGYSVTFYIFMKQMGIPCTLVMGKTDNVSHAWNAVKLDGNWYYIDVTWDDPVVNGTSNYPGGDNISYEYLLCTYNHISMTHKEDNYIGTTPLPNGISNDYNDLMYRMSGFTNVMRVNSSEELADRLQGFMNKSGKYAIILENENITMNDGVDAVKNYLKNLNRGYSVSISYSTNLLAVTVDFT, from the coding sequence ATGAAAAAATCAGCAAAGATATATGCTGTCTTGATTGCCCTTGCATTATTGTTTACGGCAGGGTGCGTAAGAAAAACAGCAGATTCAGATAATGTTGAAAGCAGTAATGAACTGCCTTCATTTATTTCTGAGACCACAACAACAGCTAATGATGAAGTCAGTACCGAAAAAGAAACCGGTACAACGGGTGAAAACGAGCCGGAAGAGCAGACAACGGATACCGTGGTAATACCGGAAACAACGGCACATACAACGCCACAGATAACCCAACAGACAACTCCTGCGAGGGAGAATGTGACTACCCGTGCCACAGAGCCGACACCTGCCACACAGACTGAGACTAAAGGACAGGAGAATGTTCCTGCAACCAAGCCTGCTGCGCATGATACGTCAGCATATCCGGCCTACAGCAGTTCCAATAATTACTCCGAACTTACAAAATCATACAGTAATGTGACGGAAGATGATATTAATACGATTAACAGTATTCTTAACAGTATAATTAAGCCCGGAATGACCGAAACAGAGAAGATAAGAACTGTTCATAACTGGATAGTATGCAACACAACATATAATGATAACTACTATGACAGAGGTGACAGTTTCAATCATGTAAGTAATCTTTTAAATAATAAGACAGGTGTATGCCAGGGGTATTCTGTTACTTTTTATATATTTATGAAACAGATGGGTATACCATGTACACTGGTAATGGGGAAAACAGATAATGTGTCCCATGCGTGGAATGCTGTGAAATTAGACGGAAACTGGTATTATATTGACGTTACATGGGATGACCCTGTAGTAAACGGGACAAGTAACTATCCCGGAGGAGACAATATCTCTTATGAGTATCTTCTTTGTACCTACAATCATATATCCATGACACATAAAGAAGATAATTACATCGGAACAACACCTCTTCCAAACGGAATATCTAATGATTATAATGATTTAATGTACAGAATGTCAGGATTTACCAATGTTATGAGAGTGAATTCTTCAGAAGAACTTGCAGACAGACTGCAGGGATTTATGAATAAATCGGGTAAATATGCGATTATTCTGGAAAATGAAAATATTACCATGAATGATGGTGTTGACGCGGTTAAGAATTACCTTAAGAATCTTAACAGAGGATATAGTGTATCCATATCATATAGTACCAATTTATTGGCAGTTACAGTAGATTTTACATAA
- a CDS encoding TIGR04100 family radical SAM protein, producing the protein MTILYEVHDNLYVNLTNKCPCSCTFCLRQTRDHMENSGVLWLEREPSYEEVIAEFSKFDLNKYKEVVFCGFGEPTERIDVLLRVARYVKDNFNKPTRINTNGLGNLVCGRDITPELKGLIDTVSISLNTPNKERYHELVRSRFGDISYDAMLDFAKEAVKYVPNVVMTTVETTITHEEEKECQAICDRLGVKYRIRPFED; encoded by the coding sequence ATGACTATACTATATGAAGTACATGATAATTTATATGTTAATCTTACCAACAAATGTCCATGTTCCTGCACTTTCTGTTTAAGACAGACCAGGGACCATATGGAAAATTCAGGTGTTTTGTGGCTTGAAAGAGAGCCATCTTACGAAGAGGTAATCGCAGAATTCAGCAAATTCGACCTTAACAAATACAAGGAAGTTGTATTCTGTGGCTTCGGTGAACCAACTGAAAGAATAGACGTATTGTTAAGAGTTGCCAGATATGTGAAGGACAACTTTAATAAGCCGACAAGAATTAATACAAACGGACTTGGCAATCTCGTATGCGGCAGGGACATTACCCCTGAGTTAAAAGGTCTTATTGATACTGTTTCAATAAGCCTTAATACACCTAACAAGGAAAGATACCATGAACTTGTAAGAAGCCGTTTCGGTGATATTTCTTATGATGCAATGCTTGATTTTGCAAAAGAAGCCGTAAAATATGTGCCTAATGTTGTTATGACAACGGTTGAAACAACTATCACCCATGAAGAAGAAAAAGAATGTCAGGCAATTTGTGACCGGCTTGGTGTTAAATACAGAATACGACCATTTGAAGATTAA
- a CDS encoding pyridoxamine kinase produces the protein MNQTDHNRQNKIAVINDFSGFGRCSIAVSLPIISQLRIQCCAVPTSVFSNHTGFKEYFFEDYTHNMEEYISNWKKLDLRFKGILSGFLGSRKQIEIVQDFIHDFRSDDTKVIIDPVMGDNGKPYPTYTDDMCMAMKDLVKYADILTPNLTEACILTDTPYTPETFVKKDYEALLMKIAEYGAKKIVITGIDSGIFLTNYIYDTGKGIYTTRQKRVGHVRSGTGDVFSAIIAADAVHDIDFRESVKRASSFVKKCIEVTETFDIPPTDGVCFEEVLHTLKCN, from the coding sequence ATGAATCAGACCGATCACAATAGGCAAAATAAAATCGCCGTTATAAATGATTTTTCAGGATTTGGGAGATGCTCTATTGCAGTCTCCCTTCCTATAATTTCGCAGCTCAGAATACAATGCTGTGCCGTTCCCACATCTGTTTTTTCTAACCATACAGGTTTCAAAGAATATTTTTTTGAAGATTACACCCACAACATGGAAGAATATATAAGTAACTGGAAAAAACTTGATTTACGTTTTAAAGGTATCCTGTCAGGTTTTTTAGGTTCAAGAAAACAGATAGAAATTGTGCAGGATTTTATCCATGATTTCCGCTCGGATGATACAAAGGTCATAATAGACCCGGTTATGGGAGACAATGGTAAACCTTATCCAACCTATACGGATGATATGTGTATGGCAATGAAAGATCTTGTAAAATATGCCGATATCCTTACCCCGAATCTGACGGAAGCATGTATTCTCACAGATACTCCGTACACACCTGAAACATTCGTAAAAAAAGATTATGAAGCCCTGCTTATGAAGATTGCCGAATACGGTGCAAAAAAGATTGTAATAACAGGAATAGACAGCGGTATTTTTCTTACCAACTATATATATGACACCGGCAAAGGTATTTATACAACAAGGCAAAAGAGGGTCGGTCATGTCCGTTCCGGCACCGGTGATGTGTTTTCAGCAATAATTGCGGCAGATGCGGTACATGACATTGATTTCAGGGAATCCGTAAAAAGAGCCTCTTCTTTTGTTAAAAAATGTATCGAAGTTACGGAAACCTTTGACATTCCGCCTACTGACGGTGTATGCTTTGAAGAAGTTCTTCATACCTTAAAATGTAACTAA
- a CDS encoding ECF transporter S component, protein MTTKNLCLASVFTAIVCLVTRFIQIPIPLGYFNIGNCIILLFCYVMPCPYGLFIGGVGSAIADLLSMPVWAFPTLIIKVLMPLAFYGLIKLFDKFSLKYIFAAIISMLIPFAGYTFVGAIIAGSLYAGFTQIPGLALEYAANVVLFAVLWFAAKKAGLRRIYESDRSQ, encoded by the coding sequence ATGACAACAAAAAATTTATGCCTGGCTTCTGTTTTCACAGCCATAGTATGTCTTGTGACAAGATTTATCCAGATTCCGATACCACTCGGATATTTTAATATAGGAAACTGCATTATTTTGCTGTTCTGCTATGTAATGCCATGTCCTTACGGACTGTTCATAGGCGGCGTCGGTTCTGCAATCGCCGATTTATTATCAATGCCTGTATGGGCGTTTCCAACACTGATTATAAAAGTACTCATGCCACTTGCATTTTATGGTTTAATAAAATTATTTGATAAGTTCAGCCTTAAATATATTTTTGCGGCAATAATTTCAATGCTTATACCTTTTGCAGGTTATACTTTTGTAGGCGCTATCATAGCCGGAAGTCTCTATGCGGGATTCACCCAGATTCCGGGACTTGCCCTTGAATACGCAGCCAACGTTGTATTGTTTGCCGTACTCTGGTTTGCAGCAAAAAAGGCAGGACTGAGGAGAATTTATGAATCAGACCGATCACAATAG
- the serC gene encoding 3-phosphoserine/phosphohydroxythreonine transaminase: MGRIYNFSAGPAVLPEEVLREAADEMLDYKGSGMSVMEMSHRSKVYDNIIKEAEADLREIMNIPDNYKVLFLQGGASQQFAMIPMNLMKNKKAGYIVTGQWAKKAYQEAKIYGEAIELASSADKTFSYIPDCSDLDIPEDCDYVYICENNTIYGTKYKELPNTKGHTLVADVSSCFLSEPVDVTKYGVIYGGVQKNIGPAGVVIVIIRDDLITEDTLPGTPTMLKYKIHADNDSLYNTPPAYGIYICGKVFKWIKKMGGLTAMKERNEKKAAILYDFLDQSKLFKGTVVPKDRSLMNVPFVTGNEELDAKFVKEAKEAGFENLKGHRTVGGMRASIYNAMPIEGVQKLVEFMKKFEEENA, encoded by the coding sequence GTGGGACGTATTTACAATTTTTCAGCGGGCCCGGCCGTTTTACCGGAAGAAGTATTAAGAGAAGCAGCAGATGAGATGCTTGACTACAAAGGATCCGGGATGTCGGTTATGGAAATGAGCCACAGATCCAAGGTATACGACAATATCATTAAGGAAGCAGAAGCAGATTTAAGAGAGATTATGAATATACCTGACAATTATAAGGTACTTTTCCTTCAGGGCGGCGCATCACAGCAGTTCGCAATGATTCCTATGAATCTTATGAAGAATAAGAAGGCAGGATACATTGTAACAGGACAGTGGGCTAAGAAAGCATATCAGGAAGCTAAGATTTATGGTGAGGCTATTGAACTTGCATCATCGGCAGATAAGACATTTTCGTACATACCTGATTGTTCAGACCTTGATATACCTGAGGATTGTGATTACGTTTATATCTGTGAGAACAATACAATTTATGGTACAAAGTATAAGGAACTTCCTAATACTAAGGGACACACACTTGTTGCAGATGTATCATCATGTTTCTTGTCAGAACCTGTTGATGTAACAAAGTACGGCGTTATCTATGGCGGTGTCCAGAAGAACATCGGACCGGCAGGTGTTGTTATTGTTATTATCAGGGATGACCTTATTACAGAGGATACACTTCCCGGAACACCTACAATGCTCAAGTATAAGATTCATGCAGATAATGACTCATTATATAATACACCACCTGCTTATGGCATCTATATCTGCGGTAAGGTATTCAAGTGGATTAAGAAGATGGGCGGCCTTACAGCAATGAAGGAACGCAACGAAAAGAAAGCAGCCATACTTTATGATTTCCTTGACCAGAGCAAATTATTCAAGGGAACAGTAGTTCCTAAGGATCGTTCATTAATGAATGTTCCTTTTGTTACAGGTAATGAAGAACTTGATGCCAAGTTTGTTAAAGAAGCTAAAGAAGCAGGCTTTGAGAACCTTAAAGGACACAGAACTGTGGGCGGTATGAGAGCCAGCATTTATAATGCAATGCCAATAGAAGGTGTTCAGAAGTTAGTTGAATTTATGAAAAAATTTGAAGAAGAAAATGCATAA
- a CDS encoding phosphoglycerate dehydrogenase, with amino-acid sequence MFKYNCLNAISEAGLKSLSSDFVKTDDVNEAEAILVRSAAMHDMEFSDNLLAVARAGAGVNNIPLDKCAEKGIVVFNTPGANANGVKELVIAAMILTSRNLIAANGWVNENKDDENIGKTMEKAKSKFAGREVKGKKLGVIGLGAIGVLVANAASSLGMEVIGCDPFLSVQNALNLSRKVKLVKERDEVFRTCDYITVHVPLLDDTKEMINADTISMMKDGVIILNFARDLLVKEDAVIEGLASGKIAGYATDFPSVKLANTKGVVAFPHLGASTTESEDNCAVMAAAEITDYLENGNIRNSVNFPACDMGVCSQAGRIAVLHKNVPNIISGLTTVFGQSGINIDKMMNQSRGEYAYSIIDIDKAGAKDIADEIATKEGILKVRVIK; translated from the coding sequence ATGTTCAAATATAATTGTTTAAATGCTATTTCAGAGGCTGGGCTTAAGTCTTTAAGCTCTGATTTTGTAAAGACAGATGATGTTAATGAAGCAGAAGCCATTCTTGTAAGAAGTGCGGCTATGCACGATATGGAATTTTCAGATAACCTTCTTGCAGTAGCAAGAGCAGGTGCCGGTGTCAATAATATTCCTCTTGATAAATGTGCCGAAAAGGGTATTGTGGTATTTAATACTCCCGGTGCCAATGCTAACGGCGTTAAAGAGCTTGTTATTGCAGCAATGATTCTTACATCAAGAAATCTTATTGCAGCTAATGGCTGGGTTAATGAGAATAAAGATGATGAGAATATAGGAAAGACAATGGAAAAGGCAAAGTCTAAGTTTGCCGGAAGAGAAGTTAAAGGCAAAAAGCTTGGCGTAATCGGACTTGGAGCAATCGGTGTACTTGTTGCCAACGCAGCATCTTCACTCGGTATGGAAGTAATCGGATGTGATCCATTCCTTTCAGTTCAGAATGCTCTTAATCTTTCAAGAAAAGTTAAGCTTGTAAAAGAAAGAGATGAAGTATTCAGAACATGTGATTATATCACAGTACATGTGCCATTGCTTGATGATACTAAGGAAATGATTAATGCCGATACAATTTCAATGATGAAAGACGGTGTTATCATTCTTAACTTTGCAAGAGATCTTCTTGTTAAAGAAGATGCAGTAATCGAAGGACTTGCAAGCGGCAAGATTGCCGGATATGCTACAGACTTCCCATCAGTTAAGCTTGCTAATACAAAGGGAGTAGTTGCATTCCCACATCTTGGAGCATCTACAACAGAGTCAGAAGATAACTGTGCTGTAATGGCTGCTGCAGAAATTACAGATTACCTTGAAAATGGTAATATAAGAAATTCCGTTAATTTCCCGGCATGTGATATGGGCGTATGTTCACAGGCAGGAAGAATCGCTGTTCTTCATAAAAATGTACCTAATATCATCAGTGGATTAACTACCGTATTCGGTCAGAGCGGAATTAACATTGATAAGATGATGAACCAGAGCAG